The sequence TTCGCTCGGTCGACGGCGGCACCTCGTGGCATGAGTTATCGGGCTTGCGTCAGCACAAATCCGGCCCGCAATGGCAACCGGGCGCCGGCGGCATGTGTCTGCACACGATCGTGCAGGATCCCAGCAATGCGCAGCGCCTGTTTGTCGCGATCTCGGCCGCCGGCACGTTTCGCACCGACGATGGCGGCCAGTCGTGGCTGCCGATCAACCGCGGTTTGCATTCGGCGCAAATTCCCAACCCAACCGCCGAGGTGGGTCACTGCGTGCATCGCATCGCGCTGCACCCCTCGCGCCCGCACGTGCTGTTCATGCAGAAGCATTGGGACGTAATGCGCAGCGACGACTTTGGCGACAGCTGGCACGAGGTAAGCGGAAACCTGCCGACCGACTTTGGTTTTCCGATCGACGTGAATCCGCACGAGCCGGACACGATCTATGTCGTACCTATCAAGAGCGACGCCGAGCACTTTCCGCTGGACGGCAAGCTGCGCGTCTATCGCAGTCGCACTGGCGGGAACGAGTGGCAAGCTCTGACAAATGGCCTGCCGCAGGAGAATTGCTACGTCAACGTGCTGCGCAACGCCATGTCGACCGACGCGCTCGAACCGAGCGGCATCTATTTCGGCACGACCGGGGGACAGGTCTATGCTTCGGCGGATGCGGGCGAGCATTGGGCGCCGATTGTTCGCGATCTTCCGGCGGTGCTTTCGGTCGAGGTGCAGACATTGCCATGATTCGCGTGATGCTGCCGACGCCGCTGCGGATTCTGGCGCACACCTCGGCCGAGGTGGAGCTCGACGTCGGGACGCCAGTCACGCAGAGTGCCGTTCTCGACGCGCTCGAAGCCCGCTACCCGATGCTGCGCGGAGCGATCCGCGACCAGATCACGCGCCGGCGGCGCCCGTTCGTTCGGTTCTTTGCCTGCGAAGAGGATCTGTCGCACGAGATGCCCGATGCACCGCTGCCAAATGCGGTTGCCCTGGGAAAGGAACCGTTTGTGATTATCGGGGCGCTGGCGGGTGGTTAGAAGTTGTAAACAAGCAAAGCAGTTTTCATCGGACACTACTTTGGTGAGCACTCACGCGATGAATGGCGGAAAGACTACTGGCGGTGGCCTGTCGAAGTCACGGCTTGGCCGGCTTCACGATTGCATGGCTGGATATGTGGCTCGTGGCGAGGTGCCTGGCCTGGTGACGCTGGTCAGCCGGCGTGGCGAAACGCAAGTCAATACGATTGGCGCGAAGACGCTCGGCGGCGATCCGATGCGCCGCGACACAATCTTTCGCATCGCTTCGATGACTAAACCGGTCACTGCCGCGGCTGCCATGATCCTGGTCGAAGAGTGTAATTTGCGGCTGGACGACCCGGTCGATCGTTGGCTGCCCGAGTTGGCAAATCGTCGCGTGCTCACGCGGCTCGACAGCCCGCTCGACGATACGGTGCCCTCCGTGCGGCCGATCACGCTCCGCGATTTGCTGACGTTTCGGCTCGGATCGGGCATCGTGATGGCCCGGCCCGGAACGTATCCGATTCAAAAGGGGATCGATGAAGTACTGCGAGGTCTTGCGCCGCCCCATCCCCAATCGCCTCCGGCGCCCGACGAATGGATCCGCCGTTTCGGCGCGCTGCCGCTATTGCACCAGCCGGGCGAGCGGTGGACGTATCATATCGGATCGGACGTGCTGGGCGTGTTGGTCGCGCGGGCGGCGGGCAAGCCGCTGGACGTTTTTTTGCGCGAGCGCATCTTCGAGCCGTTGGGGATGAAAGACACGGGCTTTAGCGTGCCGACAGCACAGATCGATCGCCTGGCGACAAGCTATGCGGCGGATCCCGCGACGGGCGGGCTGACCGTTTATGATTCGGCCGTGGGAGGAGATTGGGCCAAGCCGCCTGCGTTTCCGGCCGGCGGCGGAGGATTGGTGTCGACGGTCGACGATTACCTGGCCTTCGCGCAAATGCTGCTCCATTACGGCAAGGTCGGCGCCGAGCGGATCCTTTCGCGCCCGTCGGTCGAATTGATGACGGCCGATCATTTGACCCGCGAGCAGAAGGCCCTCTCGGGCCTGACCGCGGGCTATTTCGATAGCCACGGCTGGGGATTCGGCGTTTCGATCGTGACGCGGCGTGACGATGTAGCCGGCAGCATCGGCACATACGGCTGGAACGGCGGGCTGGGGACGACTTGGACTTCGGACCCGTGCGAGCAGATGATCACGATCCTGTTGACGCAGCGCGCGTTCACGTCGCCCGTCCCGCCGGACGTGTGCCTCGACTTCGCCACAATGGCCTATCAATCGATCGACGATTGACGGATGCCCGATCTGCATCCTGGGCGGGGAAGGGTTGGGAGCAGTTCGAAGCGTTTTCCTAGCGTGGCGCTCAGCATGGCGGAGCGTTTTTGCCCCTCACCCTGTCCTCCGTCGCAAGGGGAGAGGATTCTTGCGGGGCGCTAGAGTCTTTTCTTCTTATGTTTTTTATCGAGATGTTTCTCCAGAGCGTCGAGCCGCGCGGCGAAGAAGTCTTGGAACTCGTTCGCCCAGGCCCACACCTCTTTGAGCGGTGCTGAGCGAAGGTGATAGATCCGCTGGCGTCCCTCGCGACGTTCGGAAACGAGGTCGGCGTCCTTAAGGATCTTCAAGTGTTGCGATATGGCCGAGAAGGAAATGCCGAACGGCTCGGCCAGGTCGCTCGCCCGACGTTCCCCCTGCCTGAGCAGGGCGAGCATCGTGCGGCGGGCCGGATGCGCGATCGCATGGAATACGTCATTCTCTTGAGCGGGGCGCATGCGTTACTTCGTCCATTCCGGATAGAGCGCGAGAAGTTCCTCGAAGAGCGGCATCCAGTTCGGCAGCGGCCGATGGTCCAACTGCGCCTCGAGCCGATCGAGCAACACGTGCGTGCCGGGGGCAAAGCCGCGGGCCGTCTGCTGCGTAAGTCGGCGGTAGGTAACCGTCAGCAGCGTATCGCTTCCTTGCGGCATTAATTCGTAGCGGAAAATCGCGTTCTCGCCGTTGGGCATGGGAGGCACCGGGGCGACATTCCATTCATGTTCGTAGATGCGCGGCGGCTGCCAGGTGAGAACTTTGCCGGTCACGTGAAACTGGGCGGGTCCGGCCACCATATCGACCGCGCCGCCGACGCGCCCCTCGATCGTGGCCGACGAACACATCAGCCACTCGCGCAGGTCGGCGGGATTGGTGATGGCTTCCCAGACCAGCTCCGGCGCGTGATGCAGCAGACGCTTGAAGACGATCGTGGCGCGATCCCCTTCGATGAATACGTGTCCTCGGCGCGTCGTATCGTGCGATTCGGTGGGCATTTTGTTGTCCTCACATAGGCGATTCAGCAGAATAAGTACTTGTCGCTGTGGCACGTGCGCGGCTTGGTCCGCCCCTGTTGTTCGCGGTTTACTGGCCGTCGCATGTGCCGACTGAGAAGCATATTATTTAGTAATAACTAAAATGTCAAGCCGAGAGGCGAGAATTCCATTCGTGCGGATTACACGCGAATGGAATGCGGTGACCGGCGCCGCGCTAGAAACCGCTGCGTGAGTATTTACAATCTGAGATACGGCGCGCCCGATGCGTCGACTGTGGAGGGCGTTTGTAAATGCCCGTCAGAAGCGCGCCTTTTGGCGGCGCGGAAAACTACCGTGTAACACCCACTGAAGAACGGTGCTAGACGATGCTGCGGTTACTCAGATTCCTTGAGCCGTTCATTAACGACCCCAACTACCGCTGGTTGAAAGTGCCGGCCGTGGCGTTTGTCGTCGGTCTGATATTCCTGACATCGATGATTCGCACGGTCGTCGATAATCCGGCCAAGCCGGGCTGGTCGGCAGATAAGCTGCCGATGGTGCTAGGCGTCGCCCTGGTCGGGGCCGTGCTGGGCGCCGCACTAGGTTCGGCGCTCGTGCTCAAGGACATCACGACCGAGCGGCTTGTGGCCGGCGAGCCAGTCAACTTGTTCTTGAAGCTCTGCTTTGCAAACGGGATCGTTTCGTTGCTGCTGTGGAGTGTGGTCGCGGTCGTGGCGATTATCACGGGCGTTGTAGTTTTTGCGCCGCTCTAATCCTGTGCCGTGGACGAGGGAGTGCTGCTGGCAAGCGTTTGCCGCCGGCAAGACAGTGCTGCCAGCGAGTGAATTGACGTGCACTCCCGGCGTCGACCTGACACTGAGTGAACTCCGGCCCGGCGCGCGTTCGGCTTAGCGGCGCCGTTCGTTGGACTCGGTCGTAACGTCATCAATCTTGATCCCGGGGAATGCCTCGAGGGCTTTCAATCGGGCGGCAGCGGTATTGAGCTGGCGGTGCGCCTCTTCAAGTTGTTGTGACGAGATGGCGCGTTGCGAGGCCAGCAACTTTGTGCGAGCGACGAGCTTGCGTTGGTCGCCCAGCTCGCGCATCGCTTCATCGTACGCCGTCTGGACGATCTTGGTCAGAAAATCCAGCTTCTGTTTGGCCGTCTCGCGTTGGATTTTCGCGGCCTTTATTTCCATGGCGGAGGTGTTCGTCCCGACGTGTTCGTACTTCTCGGCCAGACCGCTCACCTGATTTTCGGCAAGGTTCAATTCGCCGCGGGCTTCGATCAGCGCGATGCCCAAGCTCGTGACGTCAAGCTGTTCGACCGATCCTGCGGCCGCCGCCACGACCGTCGTGGTTTTGGCCGACGGTACGGGCTGCGCGCTTTCGACAGCAGGAGTCGACAGCTGAGTGGGGTACGTTGCCGATTCCAGCGTGACAGCGACCGGGGCTTTCGGAGCAGCCGGCTGTGCCCCCGCGAGGAGCGCCGTGGACGAGCCGGAGCGCGGCGCTGCGGCGGCCGCCACGACAGGGTTTTTCAATACGATGCCGGTTGACTTCAATAAAATGGTGTCGACGTCCTGCGGATTCTTGGCCGCCGTCTGGACGACAACATCGAACGATTTCAGATTGTTCTCGTCGTCCCACAAGTTCAGCGTGGTCGAACCGATTTTGCGCCCCTTGAGCTCAATTTTATGGACGGCAGTCTGCGTGACAGTGGCGATGGCTAGGTCCAAGATCTGAGCCCGGGAGATCACTTTTTTGGGCGTGACGATCTCGCTGGTCGTGCCGACGATGACTTTGATCTTGGGTTCGTCGGTCGCTGCCGGCCAAGGGTCGGCGTCAGAGTTAGCGGCGGGCGTAGTGACAGGCTCGGTGGCACCGTCAGTTTCAACGGCGGCGAGGGTCGAAGCGGCCGGGGCCGGGGTTGCACTTGCTTGTGGGCCGGCGGATGGATTTTCGGTTACTGCCGGTAGCACTGCTGCGCCCAAGTAGCCCGGTTCTTCCACTATCGTTGTGACAAGTGGCACGTTCGATGCGGGCCCCACTGCCTCCACCGTTGGTGCCGTGGGCTTGCTTGCCGGTTCGACCTGGCCACGCGTCCAACTGGGCGCCGCGACAATCGCCAGCACGGCAACCGTGACCAGCCCCGGCAACGAGATCTTGCTGACCACACGGTGAGAGAGGATCATCGACAGCCTCCTTTCAAAGGATTTACGGTCGCGCGAGCGCACGCCCAACGCGGGCACAGGTTCCAACGAGCAGGGGGGCAGCGAGAGTGCCAGAAAGGCCTCGGCATAGGCACGTCGCCCGTCAGGCAGCGTGCTGACGGCCAAGGCATCGCAGGCGATCTCCGCCGATTCGCGCAGCCGCCGGCGCGTGAACAGGTAGAGCGGGTTCCACCACCAGATGATGCCAGCCGTGAGCTCGAGCCAGGCTGTCCAGTGATCGCCACGGCGTACGTGGGCCAACTCGTGGGCCATGATGCCCTGCCAGCGCGCGAACTCGGTTTGGTCGGCGAGCGTCGCTGGCCAAATCAACTTCAAACGGCCCAAGCACCACACGAACGGCGACGAGTTCCCGTCGACGACGAAGAGTGGAATCTGCCGCACGCCAAACTCGCGGGCCAGCCGCACGCTCTCGGCCGACAGGTAATCAGGCGCGGCCGTGGCCTCGCGCACCAAGCGGGCGTAGCGTGTGATCATGCGCATATGTCGGATCGACACCACGACGCTGCCAACCAGCCACGCGATGCACAGCAAGCGAACGGGCGTGAACTCTGTACCCCAGGATCGTAGGGCCAGCGCGACGGCCGAGCGTGGCGCATACGGCTTTGTGTCGTACGTGACCGTGTCTGCTGAGACATCCGCCGCGGGTCCGATCGCGTTTGGGGATGTTCCGGCGACGGCAAACTCGGAAGTCATTGCTGCCGCCAAGGGTTTTGCCGTGGATGGTTGCTCGGCCAGATCGACTTCGTGACCAGTGTCGCTCGGCTGCCCTGCCAGGCGTGATTTGTTATCGGACCGCGGCGCTCGTTCTGGCTGGATTTCCGACGCATTGATGTCGCCTGTTGGTGTAAGCGATTCCACGCGATCAGCCAACAGCGACGGGAAATCGGGGGCCGCGACGGGCCACACAACCACGGGCGGCAGCAGAAACTTCAACAGCACGACCAGCCATAAGGCATGCTCGAGCGCGGGGCGCGTAGGAATCAGGCGACAAACAAGCGCGACCGCGGCCACCAACAGAGCGGTTGTTGCCACGTGCTGCGCGACCCACCACCAGATAGTCATGTTGGCCTCGAGGGGCGAAAGGTGACTCACTTGCCCGGCTTGCGCCGCGGGGTACGTTTGGCTTCCATTTGGTCGATCATCTGGCGAAAGCGCTGAATCTCTGCGGCGGTGAAGCGATGCCGTTCGGCAAAGGCCAGCACCAAGGGAGCTGCTTCGCCGGCGGAAAGCTCCTGGGCGACTTCGGTCAGTCGCTGGTGCATGACGTCCTCGCGCGAGACCGCTGCGCGAAACACGAAGGCGAATTGGCTGCGGTCGCTGGCCACGTAGCCCTTGCGTTCGAGCCGCTGCAAGAGCGTGATCACGGTCGAGCGGGTCCACTGCTGCCCCTGCCCGCTGAGCAGCTCGTGAATTTCACGAACGGTATCCGGCCCGTGATCCCAGAGGGCCATGAGGACCTGGCGTTCTGCATCGCTGAGCGCCGGTCGCGTTTCGTGGGTCATGTGATCCCTCCTGCGCTGGGCTCCGCTACCCGGCGGTCCCATCCGTTTACACCGCGTCAATAAGAAGCAATTTATCGACGTGCTGTAAACAAGTCAAGAGCCGTGGGGAAAAAGGCGCGCGCGAGGGGGGGGGGCGAGTAAGAGACGCCAAGCGCGGGCGAAAGATCAATGCGGCGGCAGGGCCGCTTGGCTTACCGGACATCCGGGGCGTCTGGGTGCGACATTGGCAATTGAATCCGTTGCTCAGGCCGAGTCCAATGAGGATCTAGTCACTCGGTCGCAAGTCAGTTGGGAAACAACCACGGCCGAAGTCGGAACGAACCGTCTCGTCGGACCATTGAATCTTGTGATGCACACCATCTGCTCGGCCGCGGCGCGGCGTATTCTCTCGGTCGTGGCGGCACTGTTGATACTTAAGGTTACCGGCAGTGTACTGCTGAATTATCGCGATTATATTCCACCGAACTTCGATTCCGGTTTTCTGCGCGGGCGGGAAGCATACTTCGCAGGCAGTTATCATTGGGTGTTCTATGCCCATATCGTGTCCGGGCCCCTCGCGCTCATCCTGGGACTGGTGCTGCTCAGTGAATATGTTCGGCAATGGTTTCCTCGATGGCATCGTGTGCTGGGGCGTTTGCAAGTCCTCGGAGTCTTATTGTTCGTGGCGCCCAGTGGTCTGTGGATGGCGTTTCATGCCGAGGCGGGGCCGATCGCGGCCTGCGGATTTGCTACTTTGGCCATAGCCACGGCAATTTGCACGGCCATGGGATGGCGATCGGCAGTGAAACGGCGATTTGCTGAACATCGTCGCTGGATGTGGCGGAGCTTCTTGCTCCTCAGTTCAGCCGTGGTGCTCAGAATGCTCGGCGGGCTTGCCACCGTGACCGGTGTTGGGGCACTGTGGATCGATCAAGTGACGCCGTGGGCCAGTTGGCTGGTACCGATCGTGGTGTTTGACTTGTGCGATGGTGGGAATCGATTGCGCAATCGAGCATTCATTCGATCCGTCCGCGCGAGCGCCGAACAGTAGTAGATCGTTCGTGCGGTGGAATCGACGCGGGGCGTCGAGCCACTCTCGATACCGAGTCCCTCAGGTTACGACCTGAGATCACTACTCGTTATCGTCTGCAACGTGGTCCCCATCGCTAATCGAAATAACGACGCGGCGTGCAGCAGCAGGCAAATTAGCGTTAATAAAAACGACTCTGCCATCGCAAAATGCCGCATTCACTCCACCGTTGTGTGCCAGCTTGGATGCCGGCCTCAGACCCATCACGAGCGATTCATCAGCATCCGTGGGAGCCATCCAAGGGACCGACTGCTGAGGCGCGACTTCGATCACCATCAGCGTTTCCGGCATTCCGTCGCTGATTTCAGACAAATGCCTGGGCTCTGTCAGACGAAAGCAGCCGTTAGTTGCCACGCTTGCCAGGTAAGTGGTGTGGTTCTGTGGAATGTCGGCTGCGGGACAATGAAACATCGTTAGCGGGGTTTGGCAGGCTTCCGCGTTCGCAGGATCGTCCCAGGCTTTCGACAGGTCGATCGTCTCGTAGAGGTTTCGCTGCTCAAGATAGGGCAGGATCAGCGTTCGCCAACTATGCAGGGGCCTGCCGACTGCGTCGACTGTGTAGGCAGGTGGCAAGGCATGGTAATCGCGTTCATAACTAAGCAGCGCGAGCGCAATTTGCTTGAGATTGTTTCCGCATTGTGCGCGGCGGGCGGCTGGCCGCGCGTTGCGTACGGCCGGCAATAGTAAGCAGGCGAGCAAGGCTAGAATACCGAGCACGATCAACGCAGTGAGCCAGAATCTTGGCTTCTGCTGCGCAGATTCGTTGAAGTTGTCCGGGCTTGTGCCTGAATTTATGGACATTGTCCTGCCTCCGGACTTGTCACGCCGAACGACGACGGGCAGTCCTGTCGAACGCGGTACGCAAGCAGATTCTACGTCTAATCACAATTTAGGGCTAACCAGCCCACGGCGATGGGACGGCAGCGGTAGATATGAAACGCCCCTCCGCATACCTGCTGGTCGCGGGTAAGGCCTTCCATAACGCTGGGAGCAACGATGCAAACTGCCGCTCCCTGCGTGACGCGCAATTAAGTCGAACGGGCCGAAATGCACGACTTTCTTGCGGGATCAGGCGACGTCATGACCCGTCGCCGAGATGGCATGCTATTTAAGACCCCACCATTAGCCGTTTCGTCAAATCGTTTCGCATAGAGAGACGCGCGTGCGACCATCACTACCGGCACGATTCGCTGCGGAACCGGCCAACCGAGTGCGGCGACCAAGTTTGAAGGCGGGTGCCGAGGAATATGTTCGGCACGACGCCGATCGCCCGAGGGCACAAAGAGTATGAGACCCTGGCGGGCGCGGATTTCTGAACCGGTGCCGCTGGTCGATGCCGGATATGGATACGTCCGACCTGGAGCGATCCGGCGCTAGGCCGACCGGTTGCGGCGGCGCCAGCTGGTGCCGCCGATGGTCAGACCGAGGAGCGACCAAACGATCAGGCTGCCCGGCTCGGGAGCAACCGTCAGGCCGACGGCCGAGGGATTGGCTTGGCCTCCCGCATAGGCGACGTTGTCAAACTCGAATGCGTACTGAGTACTTACGGCCACAACGGTATCAAACGGTAAGGCCGAGTTGATATTCACGTAGTAGGTTCCATTCGCACCCTGATCGCCGTTCGCTACGGCGTTGACGTCGCCACCGCTAATGGATCCGACGAACGTGCTGCCATTGTAGAAATTCAACGTGTTGTACAAATCGACCGATCCCCACAGCAGCCCCAAATACTCCTGAGGACCATTGAACAAAAGAGTGACGGCAGAGCTTGTCGTACCGTCGCCGTCGCTGCCACTGGTGATGTACTGGGTACCGTCCTGGCCCGCACCTTGACCAAAGGCGGTTCCGTTGTCGCCAGAAAGATACGGTGCGGCGTAATAGCCGGAGGAAGAACCGCTCACCGCTTGGGCGTCGGGTGTGAACGCTACTCCAATGCTTCCGCCATCCGCCGAGCCTGATGCATTGGCGGCCGTACCACCAACGGCCCCCGCAGGCAGGTCGTCGAATGTCACATAATCGGCCCCGGAGGCCGGACCGCCCCCGACCAGCGGAAGGATCGTCAGAATGTCGGCTTGGGCAACCTGACCGAAGCCCAGCATCGCCGCCAAAGCAACCGCCGGCAAAAGTGTCTTCATGTGCATGGTCGGGCCCTTTGGATAGGACATGCCGGGTGAGGCACGAATTGGTCAAAAACTCTCTTTTCATCCGTATGTAGGCCGCCGTGGACCCGATGCTGACGTGCGGGCGACCAAGAATAGGGGAATTCGCGCCAGGCGGGGGATGAAAAAATGCGTTCCCACCTTCAGGATCTGAAACGCAGCTACCCTATGGCCAGCGGGGTGTTCGAGGCGACGTACCTGGTCGCCGTATTCACGCCCGGCCAAACGTCATGGTGTTGCGGCCAGTATGCTGACCAAATATCAAACGTTTTGCGCCCCAGCAACAGGTCAAACGGCATGTTCATTTGGCTTTTGACGGCCGCTGTGACCAGGGGATCCGAATAGGGAGCGAGCCACCCGCCATATGCGAAGCCGCCACTGGTATCTTCGCCAGGCCCGCCCGGGGCTTGTATGACCCCATCGAGCGAGACAAAGGCAAGCGCAACGACTTTTCTCATGACACTAGTTGCTCCGACGTGCGCTGATCGCCGAGGCGGCGGAAATGATCAAGGCTGCAGAGATGCCGCGGACAGCGCTCATGCTACGAAGCTACACGTTGCTGTATCACGACCATCATTAATGCATCTGAGGCGATCCTTATCTCAGATTTTGCAACGGTCCAACGAACTTGTAGCAGTTGGCGAGTATGCCCGTTGGCGAAGTTTTCGTGCTCTCGAACGCAAATGCACGCGCCGGAGTTCCGGCCGCGAAAAGACGCTTCCCTTGGCCCAGCAGGACAGGATTGACTAGCAGCAGCATCTCGTCCGCGAGCCCATGCTCGAGCAGCGCCGAAGTCAGCGTCGAGCTGCCCGACAGGATCAGGTCTGGCCCGTCCTTCGCCTTGATGGCGCGAACACTTTCCACGAGGTCAGGACCAATGCCCTTGAACGGACCCCATTCCAGGCTCTCTGGCCGGTGGGTTACGACATACTTCGTCGCCGCATTCAGCCTGTCCGCCATCGGGCTCTTCGGTGCCTTAGGCCAAAAACCCGACCACATATCGTAGGTTCGGCGGCCAAGCAGCAGATCGAATCTCTCGCCCCATTCCGAAAGGATCATCGCTAAACCAGCAGGAGTGCGATACGGCCCGCTCCAGTCGCCATAGGGGAAATTGCCGTCGGTGTCCGTACCGGCCTGGATCACGCCGTCGAGCGAGATATGTTCGATGAGTTTCAGCTTTCGCATTTGAAATCCTCCGTCACACTGGTTTCTAATCACAGCACGTCATGGCTGGAGCTTCCAGCCTGTCGCGAAGCGATCCTCTGACTCGCCTGGGGATTGTATGACACCATCAAGGGAGACGAATTCGATTCAACGAGCTTTTCTCAGGACGTCTTCCTCAACGGTCTTCGGGCGGACCGATTGCCTTGCCTTCACCGTGTAGTCGAATGGCGGGATCGAGATTAGACAAATCATCCAAAGAATTTTCGAGCCGGGTTTGCCTTGCCCAAATTGGCAACCGGATTTGAACTCGTCAGGTCAGGACGGGCAAAGCGAGTGTGACGAATTGCACGACGTGCTCCTCGACCTTCTGGAACGGGTTCGCGATCGCCGGAAGGACTAGCGACTCAGCGATGTGGTTTGGGCCGCAAGTATTGATTTGGAACGTTTCCTAGCGGCGGAACCTTCCGCCCCGATGCTTCCAATAAACATTTCAGGTTGGAATAGATCTCGCCTTCGTTGCGGTGGACTTGAGGCAACAGGCCCATTTGAGCGTACGTAATGGGCGTGACGTCAAAAAACGTCGTTTCCCACTCGTATCC comes from Pirellulales bacterium and encodes:
- a CDS encoding exo-alpha-sialidase, giving the protein MSKLRVLVGTRKGAFVLTADGTRKRWSVSGPHFAGWEVYHLKASPVNPDRIYASQSSGWFGQIIQRSDDGGQSWAPVGNKFAYDGVPGTHQWYDGTQHPWEFARVWHLEPSLSEAESVYAGAEDAALFRSVDGGTSWHELSGLRQHKSGPQWQPGAGGMCLHTIVQDPSNAQRLFVAISAAGTFRTDDGGQSWLPINRGLHSAQIPNPTAEVGHCVHRIALHPSRPHVLFMQKHWDVMRSDDFGDSWHEVSGNLPTDFGFPIDVNPHEPDTIYVVPIKSDAEHFPLDGKLRVYRSRTGGNEWQALTNGLPQENCYVNVLRNAMSTDALEPSGIYFGTTGGQVYASADAGEHWAPIVRDLPAVLSVEVQTLP
- a CDS encoding serine hydrolase domain-containing protein, which translates into the protein MSTHAMNGGKTTGGGLSKSRLGRLHDCMAGYVARGEVPGLVTLVSRRGETQVNTIGAKTLGGDPMRRDTIFRIASMTKPVTAAAAMILVEECNLRLDDPVDRWLPELANRRVLTRLDSPLDDTVPSVRPITLRDLLTFRLGSGIVMARPGTYPIQKGIDEVLRGLAPPHPQSPPAPDEWIRRFGALPLLHQPGERWTYHIGSDVLGVLVARAAGKPLDVFLRERIFEPLGMKDTGFSVPTAQIDRLATSYAADPATGGLTVYDSAVGGDWAKPPAFPAGGGGLVSTVDDYLAFAQMLLHYGKVGAERILSRPSVELMTADHLTREQKALSGLTAGYFDSHGWGFGVSIVTRRDDVAGSIGTYGWNGGLGTTWTSDPCEQMITILLTQRAFTSPVPPDVCLDFATMAYQSIDD
- a CDS encoding metalloregulator ArsR/SmtB family transcription factor, giving the protein MRPAQENDVFHAIAHPARRTMLALLRQGERRASDLAEPFGISFSAISQHLKILKDADLVSERREGRQRIYHLRSAPLKEVWAWANEFQDFFAARLDALEKHLDKKHKKKRL
- a CDS encoding SRPBCC family protein gives rise to the protein MPTESHDTTRRGHVFIEGDRATIVFKRLLHHAPELVWEAITNPADLREWLMCSSATIEGRVGGAVDMVAGPAQFHVTGKVLTWQPPRIYEHEWNVAPVPPMPNGENAIFRYELMPQGSDTLLTVTYRRLTQQTARGFAPGTHVLLDRLEAQLDHRPLPNWMPLFEELLALYPEWTK
- a CDS encoding M56 family metallopeptidase; amino-acid sequence: MTIWWWVAQHVATTALLVAAVALVCRLIPTRPALEHALWLVVLLKFLLPPVVVWPVAAPDFPSLLADRVESLTPTGDINASEIQPERAPRSDNKSRLAGQPSDTGHEVDLAEQPSTAKPLAAAMTSEFAVAGTSPNAIGPAADVSADTVTYDTKPYAPRSAVALALRSWGTEFTPVRLLCIAWLVGSVVVSIRHMRMITRYARLVREATAAPDYLSAESVRLAREFGVRQIPLFVVDGNSSPFVWCLGRLKLIWPATLADQTEFARWQGIMAHELAHVRRGDHWTAWLELTAGIIWWWNPLYLFTRRRLRESAEIACDALAVSTLPDGRRAYAEAFLALSLPPCSLEPVPALGVRSRDRKSFERRLSMILSHRVVSKISLPGLVTVAVLAIVAAPSWTRGQVEPASKPTAPTVEAVGPASNVPLVTTIVEEPGYLGAAVLPAVTENPSAGPQASATPAPAASTLAAVETDGATEPVTTPAANSDADPWPAATDEPKIKVIVGTTSEIVTPKKVISRAQILDLAIATVTQTAVHKIELKGRKIGSTTLNLWDDENNLKSFDVVVQTAAKNPQDVDTILLKSTGIVLKNPVVAAAAAPRSGSSTALLAGAQPAAPKAPVAVTLESATYPTQLSTPAVESAQPVPSAKTTTVVAAAAGSVEQLDVTSLGIALIEARGELNLAENQVSGLAEKYEHVGTNTSAMEIKAAKIQRETAKQKLDFLTKIVQTAYDEAMRELGDQRKLVARTKLLASQRAISSQQLEEAHRQLNTAAARLKALEAFPGIKIDDVTTESNERRR
- a CDS encoding BlaI/MecI/CopY family transcriptional regulator, whose product is MTHETRPALSDAERQVLMALWDHGPDTVREIHELLSGQGQQWTRSTVITLLQRLERKGYVASDRSQFAFVFRAAVSREDVMHQRLTEVAQELSAGEAAPLVLAFAERHRFTAAEIQRFRQMIDQMEAKRTPRRKPGK
- a CDS encoding DUF2306 domain-containing protein, whose protein sequence is MAIESVAQAESNEDLVTRSQVSWETTTAEVGTNRLVGPLNLVMHTICSAAARRILSVVAALLILKVTGSVLLNYRDYIPPNFDSGFLRGREAYFAGSYHWVFYAHIVSGPLALILGLVLLSEYVRQWFPRWHRVLGRLQVLGVLLFVAPSGLWMAFHAEAGPIAACGFATLAIATAICTAMGWRSAVKRRFAEHRRWMWRSFLLLSSAVVLRMLGGLATVTGVGALWIDQVTPWASWLVPIVVFDLCDGGNRLRNRAFIRSVRASAEQ
- a CDS encoding DUF1559 domain-containing protein, which translates into the protein MSINSGTSPDNFNESAQQKPRFWLTALIVLGILALLACLLLPAVRNARPAARRAQCGNNLKQIALALLSYERDYHALPPAYTVDAVGRPLHSWRTLILPYLEQRNLYETIDLSKAWDDPANAEACQTPLTMFHCPAADIPQNHTTYLASVATNGCFRLTEPRHLSEISDGMPETLMVIEVAPQQSVPWMAPTDADESLVMGLRPASKLAHNGGVNAAFCDGRVVFINANLPAAARRVVISISDGDHVADDNE
- a CDS encoding dihydrofolate reductase family protein, which translates into the protein MRKLKLIEHISLDGVIQAGTDTDGNFPYGDWSGPYRTPAGLAMILSEWGERFDLLLGRRTYDMWSGFWPKAPKSPMADRLNAATKYVVTHRPESLEWGPFKGIGPDLVESVRAIKAKDGPDLILSGSSTLTSALLEHGLADEMLLLVNPVLLGQGKRLFAAGTPARAFAFESTKTSPTGILANCYKFVGPLQNLR